The nucleotide window AACATCACCCGCGAAGTTCAATAGCTCTATTGTTTGTTCTTCAGTATTATCACCTGTATTTTCGACTGTATAATATACAATAAGGTCTTCATTTTCGTCGATTGGCGCATTTGTATCTGTTATTACTATTTCAAAGCTATTGGTTTCTTCAGCTACCGCTGTTGCTCCGATTGCTCCGAATGCCGCTAGTATGAGTAGGGCGGTTACTGCGATTGTTAGTATTCGTTTACTTGTAATATCCATTTTAATTTTTACCTCCTTTAATTCTCTATTCATATATTTCTCTATTCAACCAACTTAAAGATAATGGGATTAGTTCTTTAGAAACCAATATCTGGTCTATTAAGTTTTTTATGAAACTAGAAATCGTTTTGGTTGGGTAGACCGTTATTCATCGGTTTCCCTTTCCATCCCCTCCATTATCAAGGGCATTATGGTTGACTTTTAGCCCATCTACTTATGACTTTCTAATGTGATATATTATTTATGGTAACTAAAACCAAAATAACACCAAAAACCAAAAAGAAAAAACCCCCAAAATACCTTAAATAAAGAAATAATTTAGATTCCATAAAAAGATAAAACCGAGATTCAATTAACTATTGAAGAAGTATCTTATTATTTAAATTTGGTTTTAGGGAAAATAGGTTTGGTAGAGAATTAGTTTTAGTAAAAAAGGGTTGTTTGGAGAGGTTGGTTTATCCTCCTCTTCCTTTTTTATTTTGTTGTTTGTTTTGTTGTTTATTTCGACTCAGGGCTAAGACCTCTCCTTAGGGGAGGTTGTTACTGGGTTTTTTCTAGGTATATTATGTTGTTTCCTCTGAGTATTACTGATCCGAGTGCTCGTTTTTCTTTTCCGTTTTTGATTTCTTTTGTGTCTTCTAGGTGTATGTTCATGTAGTCGTCTGCTGCTTTTAACCTGCCTTCTAATAACAAGTTTTGTTCTTTCATTTCGACTCGGATTTTGTTGTTTATTAGTTCTTTTAGTTTTTCGTTTGGGAACATTTTGGTTTTTCCTCCTTGTATTTTTTTATTTTTCCTTTTTGTTTTTTCCATTCTTTTATTGGTATGCTATGTTTTTGTTCTATTTGTTGTCGGTATGTGGGGCCGCTGTTGTAGGCGCAGAATGGTATTATTTTTTTGTCTGGGGTTGCGTAGTGTATGACGCATCGTTTTACTCTTTCTATGTCGTAGTTGTAGTTGTCTTGGAAGTGCATTGTTCCGATGAATAGTGTGTTCCAGTGGAAGTCTCCGACTGCGTCGTAGTTTTGTTCTCGGAATATTCGTTTGATTTTTTTGTAGAAGTTTAGGTTTTTTGGTTGTTTTTCTTTGTCGATTGTTTTGTTTATTTTGTGTAGTGCTTTTGTTATTGCTTTTGTTTGGCCGATTTTTTCTGTTGTTTTTGATGCTCTTCCTTTTCCTAGTTTGTCTGATAGTTGGAATATTAGGCCGTTGTTTATTTCTTTTGCTAGGTTGTTTAGTGTTTGGAAGAATTGTTTTACGTCTACGAATCTGTTGATTGGTTGTATGCCGTTTTCGGTGATGAATAGGTAGGTTGCGGCTCCGCAGTTGGGGTGGCTTGAGAACTCGACTTGTGGTTTATTGGTGAAGGCTTCTACGACTTTTGAGATTGCTATGATGCTTGGTACTGGATAGAAATCTTTTTTAAGTATTTCTCCGTTGGATTGTTTTTCGAGTGTTTGGGCGAGGTCTGGTATTGTGATTCGTTTGTTTTTTCTTTCTTTGTTTGAGGCTGCTCCGGTGAAAGCTATTGGCTGGAAATTCACGCCCCGTATTATATCTACGTTTTTTGATGCGTATTTGATGATGTCGTAGAGTTGGTCATCGTTCTTCCCCTTTATTATGGTTGGTACTAAGACTACTCCTAACCCGGCTTCCCGACAGTTTTCGATTGCTTTTTTCTTGATATCTATGTAGGGCTCCACGTCTTCTGTTAGGCCATCGAAATGTAGGTATGCGGTGCTTAATTCAACTTTTTTGAGTTTTTTAGCGAGCTCTGGCTCTGTTCCGAGTTTAATTCCGTTTGTTGCGATCTGTTTTTGGACAAAACCTAATTCATCGGCTTTTTTAATTATTTTGGGGAGGTCTTCTCTTAGTGTTGGTTCTCCACCTGAAAACTGTACTGCTGGCGTTGGAACCGGCTTTTCCTCTCGAAGCGTCTCTAGCATATCAACTATTGTTTCATAGCTTGGTTCGTATACATAACCTCTAGCTTCCGCGTGGGCGAAACAAAAACTACAACTCAAGTTACATCGATTGGTCAAGTCTATATTTGCAAGCGCGGTATGACTCTTATGTGATGGACATATGCCACAGTCACTTGGACATCCATCCTCAACCTCAGTCTGTGGGTTATCTATTCCCCGACCATCATACCAATATTCTTGAAAACGCAAGTACATCTCACGATCCGACCAATAAACATCACTAAACTCTCCGTGATCACTACACTCCTTAAATATATATACTTCACCATCAACTGACCTAACTTCAGCGTCAACAACTTCTTTACATTCCGGACAGATAGACTTAGTTTTCTTAGGGAGCAAAACACCCCTCCATTATCAATAAATCAAATCAAAGATCCATAACAAAACACAAACATTATAACTTTTAGAGAGAAAATCCTCTCTCCTCTATACTATGATTCTAGACACTAAAAATCTTATCCACAACCGACTAAACACCATTAAACAGCGTTATGATACTTTATTCAACCATAGATTGGTTAATTATAGTTATTACTAGGGAAATATTTAGGTTTATATTTTTGGAGTCTTTTTTTATGGATTAATTTTGTTTGTTTGGGTTTTTTGTTTTGTTGGGTGGTAATTGTTTTGTGTGTGTGGGGTTATTTTTTGGTTGGTGTTTTTGTTGGGTTTGTGGGAGCGTTTTAAGGGGTATTTTGTTACGGGTGTTTTGGCTGTTGTTCCTTTAGCTGTGACTGTTTTTGTTTTTTGGTGGATTTTTATTACTTTGGATAGGATTTTGCGGCCGACTTTTGAGGTGTTTTTTGGTGAGTATGTTGTTGTTGGTATGAGTTTGTTGTTTACTTTTTTTATTATTGTTTTTGTTGGTTTGTTGATTCGTGAGTTGGTTGGATATCAGGTGTTGTATTATTTTGATAGGGTTGTTGAGAGGGTTCCGTTTGTTCGGGAGTTGTATGGTGGGTTGAAGCAGATTACCTTGGCAATGTTTGCGAGAGATGATTTTGAAAGTGTTGTTTTGTTGGAGTATCCTCGTAGAGGTTTGTATACGATTGGTTTGATAACTGGGACTGAGTTGGATGAGATACAGGAGATGACTAATGAAGATGTGATTAGTGTTTATGTCCCAACCTCACCTAACCCTACTTCGGGCTATATGTTGTTCATTCCTAAAAGTGAGTTGATGTTTCTTGATATGGAGGTTGATGAGGCGATTCGGTTAATAATTTCAGGTGGCTTTGTACCTCCGGAAGAAGCCGAAAACAAACTCAAAAAATAAAAAACCCCAGAAAAACCACATAAATAACAAGGTCCGTTCGTAACAGGGCTTTAAATATAAAGCTTTAGGTAATGGGTTTTTGGTGGTTTTATTTGTTTTTTTGTTGGGGTGTGGGTTTTTTGTGTT belongs to Methanonatronarchaeum sp. AMET-Sl and includes:
- a CDS encoding LSM domain-containing protein, whose translation is MFPNEKLKELINNKIRVEMKEQNLLLEGRLKAADDYMNIHLEDTKEIKNGKEKRALGSVILRGNNIIYLEKTQ
- the tes gene encoding tetraether lipid synthase Tes → MLPKKTKSICPECKEVVDAEVRSVDGEVYIFKECSDHGEFSDVYWSDREMYLRFQEYWYDGRGIDNPQTEVEDGCPSDCGICPSHKSHTALANIDLTNRCNLSCSFCFAHAEARGYVYEPSYETIVDMLETLREEKPVPTPAVQFSGGEPTLREDLPKIIKKADELGFVQKQIATNGIKLGTEPELAKKLKKVELSTAYLHFDGLTEDVEPYIDIKKKAIENCREAGLGVVLVPTIIKGKNDDQLYDIIKYASKNVDIIRGVNFQPIAFTGAASNKERKNKRITIPDLAQTLEKQSNGEILKKDFYPVPSIIAISKVVEAFTNKPQVEFSSHPNCGAATYLFITENGIQPINRFVDVKQFFQTLNNLAKEINNGLIFQLSDKLGKGRASKTTEKIGQTKAITKALHKINKTIDKEKQPKNLNFYKKIKRIFREQNYDAVGDFHWNTLFIGTMHFQDNYNYDIERVKRCVIHYATPDKKIIPFCAYNSGPTYRQQIEQKHSIPIKEWKKQKGKIKKYKEEKPKCSQTKN
- a CDS encoding DUF502 domain-containing protein, producing the protein MGLWERFKGYFVTGVLAVVPLAVTVFVFWWIFITLDRILRPTFEVFFGEYVVVGMSLLFTFFIIVFVGLLIRELVGYQVLYYFDRVVERVPFVRELYGGLKQITLAMFARDDFESVVLLEYPRRGLYTIGLITGTELDEIQEMTNEDVISVYVPTSPNPTSGYMLFIPKSELMFLDMEVDEAIRLIISGGFVPPEEAENKLKK